A region of Desulfobacterales bacterium DNA encodes the following proteins:
- a CDS encoding adenylosuccinate synthase produces the protein MANVVIVGTQWGDEGKGKIVDLLAEYADVVVRFQGGNNAGHTMVVGDEQLITHLVPSGILQQKVCVIGNGVVVDPSVLIEELDHLESRNVDVGPERLKISERAHLIMPYHKAVDHAREKFKGDKKIGTTGRGIGPAYEDKSTRRGIRFVDLLDTDEFTDKVKTILDEKNFYLKRYLSADPLDEAQIIDEYASYSQKLAPYVTNISIVIDTAVKSGQQVLFEGAQGTHLDIDHGTYPFVTSSNTLAGNACCGAGIGPRAITDVIGIVKAYTTRVGKGPFPAELFDDVGDRIQEIGAEFGATTGRRRRCGWLDTVILRNSVRLNGLTGLTVTKLDVLGGLDKLKICTGYEYQNEILKDFPASLKILAECKPVYETLPGWQEDISEIKEINGLPVNVRNYLNRIEELTETPIQIVSVGPERYQTIVRTNPFI, from the coding sequence GTGGCTAATGTTGTGATCGTCGGAACCCAATGGGGGGATGAAGGCAAAGGAAAAATAGTTGATCTTTTGGCCGAATATGCTGATGTTGTTGTTCGATTTCAGGGCGGCAACAATGCGGGACACACCATGGTCGTTGGTGATGAGCAACTGATCACGCATCTGGTGCCATCCGGCATCCTGCAGCAAAAGGTCTGTGTGATCGGCAATGGTGTTGTGGTGGATCCATCAGTGCTGATTGAAGAACTGGATCATCTAGAAAGCCGCAATGTTGATGTTGGCCCAGAGCGATTAAAAATCAGCGAAAGAGCTCATCTGATTATGCCCTATCACAAAGCGGTCGACCATGCCCGCGAAAAATTTAAAGGCGATAAAAAAATCGGCACAACTGGCCGCGGCATCGGGCCAGCTTATGAAGATAAATCCACACGCAGGGGTATCCGCTTTGTTGATTTACTGGACACAGATGAGTTTACCGACAAAGTCAAAACCATCCTTGATGAGAAAAATTTTTATTTGAAACGCTATCTATCTGCCGATCCACTGGACGAGGCCCAGATTATCGATGAATACGCATCCTATTCACAAAAATTAGCCCCCTATGTCACCAACATTTCAATCGTCATCGATACAGCTGTCAAAAGTGGACAGCAAGTCCTTTTTGAGGGGGCCCAGGGCACTCACCTGGATATCGATCACGGCACCTATCCTTTTGTCACCTCTTCCAACACGCTGGCCGGCAATGCCTGCTGCGGAGCCGGTATTGGCCCGCGGGCGATTACCGATGTCATCGGTATTGTCAAAGCCTATACAACCCGAGTCGGCAAAGGACCTTTTCCAGCTGAGTTATTCGACGACGTCGGTGATCGGATTCAGGAAATCGGTGCGGAATTTGGCGCAACGACCGGTCGACGACGCCGGTGTGGATGGCTTGACACTGTCATCCTCAGAAACTCGGTGCGTCTGAATGGCCTCACCGGCCTAACGGTAACCAAACTGGATGTCCTCGGCGGGCTGGATAAATTGAAAATATGTACCGGCTATGAATATCAGAATGAAATACTCAAAGATTTTCCGGCCAGCCTCAAGATTCTGGCCGAATGTAAACCGGTGTACGAAACTTTGCCGGGCTGGCAAGAGGACATATCCGAAATCAAGGAGATAAACGGGCTGCCCGTTAATGTCAGAAATTATCTCAACCGGATTGAAGAGCTGACGGAAACCCCCATCCAAATCGTATCCGTGGGCCCGGAAAGATATCAGACCATCGTGCGCACAAATCCCTTTATTTAG
- the tadA gene encoding tRNA adenosine(34) deaminase TadA — MDNKHLAWMKMALGEAHKARQKQEVPIGAVLVSENSELLSAAHNQTITRQDPTAHAEILALRQAAAKVGNYRLLNTTLYVTVEPCPMCMGAAIHARVSQVVFGTRDPKWGAAGSLYHFGADQRFNHQLAVISGIYEDECTQLMHDFFRAKRK, encoded by the coding sequence ATGGACAATAAACATCTTGCCTGGATGAAAATGGCGCTTGGCGAGGCGCATAAGGCCCGCCAAAAGCAGGAGGTTCCAATTGGTGCAGTGCTGGTATCTGAAAATAGTGAACTCCTCTCAGCGGCGCACAACCAAACCATTACGCGCCAAGATCCAACCGCCCACGCTGAAATACTGGCTCTGCGTCAAGCGGCAGCTAAGGTCGGCAATTACAGATTGTTAAATACAACACTTTATGTTACGGTCGAGCCCTGTCCGATGTGCATGGGTGCCGCTATCCATGCCAGAGTTTCCCAGGTTGTATTCGGTACCCGTGATCCGAAATGGGGAGCGGCTGGATCATTGTATCACTTCGGTGCTGACCAGCGCTTTAATCACCAACTGGCCGTTATCAGCGGCATCTACGAAGATGAATGCACACAATTGATGCATGACTTTTTTCGAGCAAAGCGTAAATAA
- a CDS encoding class I SAM-dependent methyltransferase: MLKDRLKWNARYQIEQYPQVPSAIVKKYAILARGKKALDIAAGNGRNAIFLADLGFMVDAIDIADAGLSLFSGQHRRINSICADLDTYDIRSNHYDLIVNIKFLNRRLFPYIKAGLAPGGVLIFETFLEKNITNPKDHADYYLRPNELLHAFLSLNILLYREADKQTDDGATCLASLVAIKSC, translated from the coding sequence ATGCTTAAGGACCGCTTAAAATGGAATGCGCGTTATCAAATTGAACAATACCCCCAGGTGCCATCAGCGATCGTTAAAAAATATGCAATACTGGCCCGCGGCAAAAAAGCCTTGGATATTGCTGCCGGCAATGGCCGCAACGCCATTTTTCTTGCCGATCTAGGATTCATGGTCGATGCGATTGACATCGCAGATGCGGGGCTGTCTTTGTTTTCCGGTCAGCACCGACGCATCAACAGCATTTGTGCTGATCTTGACACATATGACATTCGCTCCAATCACTACGATCTAATCGTCAATATTAAATTCCTCAACCGACGATTATTTCCATATATCAAAGCGGGGCTTGCCCCAGGAGGGGTTCTTATTTTTGAAACCTTTCTGGAAAAAAACATTACAAACCCAAAAGATCATGCGGATTATTATTTACGTCCAAATGAATTGTTGCATGCATTTCTATCACTGAATATCTTACTGTATCGTGAAGCTGATAAACAAACTGATGATGGCGCCACTTGTCTGGCTTCCCTGGTCGCCATTAAATCTTGTTAA
- a CDS encoding methyltransferase domain-containing protein — translation MSITVDPGWWKTLFDEVYLLTDARSVCDRKVTQREVDLICQLLPIQDGHKLLDLCGGHGRHSLELSRRGNTACTLLDYSEKLIHIAQDNASQNNLEMEFICGDARQMDIASEQYNHVIIMGNSLGYIQEEGADAKIISEAYRVLRRGGWILVDVANGDAVQSSFTPNAWHEIDDNVVVCRQREIQAPFICAREIVLSKTEGLIRDQNYAIRMYDATALSDLLSGSGFGHIRIHTDFSPYEADGDYGFMNNRMIAIGQK, via the coding sequence ATGAGCATAACGGTTGATCCAGGATGGTGGAAGACCCTCTTCGACGAGGTTTATCTGTTAACAGATGCGCGCTCAGTGTGTGACCGTAAGGTGACTCAGCGGGAAGTGGATCTTATTTGCCAGTTGTTACCCATTCAAGACGGCCATAAATTATTGGATTTGTGTGGGGGTCACGGACGTCACAGCTTGGAGCTCAGCCGCCGGGGAAATACGGCTTGTACGCTTCTGGACTATTCTGAAAAATTGATCCATATCGCCCAAGACAATGCTAGTCAAAATAATCTGGAGATGGAGTTTATCTGCGGTGATGCGCGTCAGATGGATATCGCATCGGAACAGTATAACCATGTCATCATCATGGGCAACTCATTGGGATACATTCAGGAAGAAGGGGCAGATGCCAAAATCATCTCCGAAGCCTATCGGGTGCTTCGAAGGGGTGGCTGGATTCTAGTAGATGTGGCCAATGGCGATGCGGTGCAATCCTCTTTCACGCCTAATGCCTGGCATGAAATCGATGACAATGTCGTGGTCTGTCGCCAGCGGGAAATACAAGCACCCTTCATTTGTGCCCGTGAAATTGTTCTGAGTAAGACAGAAGGGCTTATTCGCGATCAAAATTATGCCATTCGAATGTATGATGCCACCGCTTTATCCGATTTGTTGTCAGGAAGCGGGTTTGGCCACATTCGCATTCATACCGATTTTTCACCCTATGAAGCCGATGGTGATTACGGATTTATGAACAATCGCATGATTGCCATCGGTCAGAAATAA
- a CDS encoding alpha/beta hydrolase yields MSIFVKTVAGIIACYGVYCVLLFLLQRSILFPRNQIPTPPHTDIERVLPGTKKLWLHTDRARAEAWFLPPRANPESSPAPAVIFAHGNGELIDYWPQMLQEFSRMGVGLFLVEYPGYGRSSGVPTQKSITETFVAAYDMLITQKGVDPKRILLLGRSVGCGAICALALKRPAAALILMSTFTSVQSMASKFLVPPFLVRDPFDNLTVIQQYQGPVMLIHGRHDSIIPFDHSARLHKAATNSILIPYDAGHNDCPPDWHQFWKDVTVFLVENNLLKNTVGIWKSVR; encoded by the coding sequence ATGTCCATTTTTGTCAAAACAGTCGCCGGAATCATTGCCTGTTACGGGGTGTATTGTGTTTTGCTTTTCCTGCTGCAGCGGTCGATACTATTCCCACGCAACCAGATACCGACGCCCCCCCATACCGATATAGAGCGCGTTTTGCCGGGTACAAAAAAATTATGGTTGCATACCGACAGGGCCCGTGCGGAAGCATGGTTTTTACCGCCCCGTGCTAATCCAGAGTCATCGCCGGCTCCGGCTGTCATCTTTGCCCATGGCAATGGTGAGCTGATTGATTACTGGCCGCAGATGCTGCAAGAATTCAGTCGGATGGGCGTTGGTCTGTTTTTGGTGGAATATCCGGGATACGGGCGCTCCAGTGGTGTGCCAACGCAAAAAAGCATCACTGAAACTTTTGTAGCGGCTTATGACATGTTGATCACCCAAAAAGGGGTGGACCCCAAGCGCATTTTATTATTGGGCCGGTCTGTCGGCTGCGGTGCGATTTGCGCTTTGGCTCTCAAAAGGCCTGCTGCGGCGCTTATATTGATGTCGACCTTTACGAGCGTTCAATCCATGGCGTCAAAATTTTTAGTGCCACCTTTTCTGGTACGGGATCCGTTTGATAATCTTACCGTTATTCAACAATACCAAGGGCCGGTGATGTTGATCCACGGTCGTCATGACAGTATTATCCCCTTTGACCATAGCGCACGTTTACACAAAGCCGCTACCAACAGTATCCTGATACCCTATGACGCCGGGCATAATGATTGCCCGCCGGATTGGCATCAATTCTGGAAGGATGTCACTGTATTTCTGGTGGAAAACAACCTGCTCAAGAATACAGTTGGCATTTGGAAAAGCGTCCGTTAA
- a CDS encoding nucleoside transporter C-terminal domain-containing protein, with protein MVIQSIAGLLVFAGIAWCLSENRKQVSIKIPIVGIIIQLAVGIILLKLPIFREFFLVLNRLVLSLQAATTEGTSFVFGYLGGADLPFAEKFPGASFILAFRALPLILLMSALSALLFYWKVLPVVVKAFSWALQKTMRVGGAEGVGVSANIFVGMIESPLFIRPYLKEMTRSEIFTLMTCGMATIAGTVMVLYASILSDKIPDVMGHILTASIISVPAAVTISKIMVPETKTPTAGQLSAPEPASSPMDAVTQGTLQGIDLLLNIIAMLVVLVALVYLVNLILGLLPDMGGAPVTLQRIMGIIMAPMVWLMGIPWSEATTAGALMGTKTILNELLAYIDLSRLSPEALSPKSLLIMTYAMCGFANPGSLGIMIGGLGTMAPDRRSEIVALGLRSIIAGTLATSMTGAVVGIIG; from the coding sequence ATGGTCATCCAGAGTATCGCAGGATTATTGGTTTTTGCCGGCATTGCCTGGTGTTTGAGTGAAAACCGTAAGCAGGTGAGCATCAAGATTCCAATCGTTGGCATCATCATACAATTGGCTGTTGGGATTATTCTACTGAAGTTGCCGATCTTCAGGGAATTTTTTCTAGTGTTGAATCGGTTGGTGTTGTCCTTGCAAGCCGCCACAACAGAAGGAACATCTTTTGTTTTCGGCTACCTGGGAGGCGCCGATTTACCCTTTGCTGAAAAGTTTCCAGGTGCGAGCTTTATTTTAGCATTTCGAGCCCTACCGCTCATTCTGTTGATGAGTGCGTTATCGGCTTTGTTGTTTTATTGGAAAGTCTTGCCGGTCGTCGTTAAAGCATTCTCCTGGGCGTTACAAAAAACAATGCGGGTAGGGGGGGCCGAAGGGGTGGGGGTTTCGGCCAACATCTTTGTCGGGATGATCGAATCGCCACTTTTTATTCGGCCGTATTTAAAAGAGATGACCCGCAGCGAAATCTTCACTTTGATGACCTGCGGCATGGCCACCATTGCCGGAACCGTCATGGTATTATACGCCAGTATTTTAAGCGACAAAATCCCGGATGTGATGGGGCATATTCTGACAGCCTCCATTATCAGTGTGCCGGCTGCGGTGACGATCTCTAAAATCATGGTACCGGAAACCAAAACGCCTACCGCTGGCCAATTAAGCGCTCCGGAACCGGCATCCAGCCCAATGGATGCCGTCACCCAAGGAACATTGCAGGGAATCGACTTGCTGCTGAATATCATTGCCATGCTCGTGGTATTGGTGGCGCTGGTCTATCTGGTCAATTTGATTTTAGGGCTTTTGCCCGATATGGGCGGCGCACCGGTTACCCTACAACGCATAATGGGTATCATCATGGCACCGATGGTCTGGTTGATGGGGATTCCCTGGAGTGAAGCCACTACAGCCGGGGCGTTAATGGGAACCAAAACAATCTTAAACGAATTGTTGGCCTATATCGATCTGAGTCGTCTTTCGCCAGAGGCATTAAGCCCCAAAAGCCTGTTAATTATGACTTACGCCATGTGCGGATTTGCCAATCCGGGCAGCCTAGGGATTATGATCGGTGGTCTGGGGACCATGGCCCCTGATCGACGTTCTGAAATCGTTGCGTTAGGCCTGCGATCTATCATTGCCGGTACCTTGGCAACGTCTATGACCGGAGCGGTTGTCGGCATTATCGGTTGA
- a CDS encoding DUF3179 domain-containing protein produces the protein MKTTWVGIGLVFAFVALTGFKLDNAIVPQEEILAGGPPKDGIPAILKPHFIPPDKATYLQHTDQVIGVRIDGQARAYPINILNWHEVVNDTINGKPIAVTFUPLTQTGVVYSRTVQDREYTFGVSGRLYKSNVLLYDHQTESLWSQLMQKAVSGTLAGQKLEKIPSTRVSWQTWRKRNTDTLVLSDDTGYDRNYTIDPYKGYYRVAGVMFPVGNVRKDLPAKELVLGIQINQVAKAYLLKWLRNNPGTYKDQLAGETIEIHVHSTGEVVSVLNQRGDPIVATYAYWFAWQAFHPQTQVFKAQP, from the coding sequence ATGAAAACAACATGGGTAGGCATCGGTTTGGTGTTCGCATTCGTTGCTCTGACGGGATTTAAGCTGGATAATGCAATTGTGCCGCAAGAAGAGATATTAGCCGGTGGTCCACCCAAAGATGGCATCCCGGCTATTTTGAAGCCGCATTTTATCCCGCCGGATAAAGCCACCTATCTTCAGCATACGGATCAGGTCATCGGTGTCAGGATTGATGGTCAAGCGCGGGCTTATCCCATCAACATCCTCAATTGGCATGAAGTCGTCAATGACACCATTAATGGCAAGCCCATTGCAGTGACCTTCTGACCGCTCACCCAAACGGGAGTCGTGTACTCCCGCACAGTTCAAGACCGGGAATATACCTTTGGCGTATCCGGCCGATTGTACAAAAGCAACGTCCTGCTTTACGATCATCAGACCGAAAGTCTCTGGTCTCAGCTGATGCAAAAAGCCGTCTCCGGTACGCTGGCCGGCCAAAAACTGGAAAAGATACCGTCCACCCGGGTCAGCTGGCAAACCTGGCGCAAGCGAAATACAGATACGCTTGTGCTTTCAGACGATACGGGCTACGATCGCAATTATACCATTGATCCGTATAAAGGCTACTACCGCGTCGCCGGCGTGATGTTTCCGGTGGGAAATGTGCGCAAGGATTTGCCAGCTAAGGAACTCGTTCTCGGCATCCAAATCAATCAAGTGGCCAAGGCCTATCTCCTAAAGTGGTTGCGCAACAACCCTGGAACGTATAAAGATCAACTGGCTGGTGAAACCATTGAAATCCACGTCCATTCGACTGGTGAAGTGGTGTCCGTTCTCAACCAACGCGGTGATCCGATTGTGGCAACCTATGCCTATTGGTTTGCCTGGCAGGCGTTTCATCCCCAAACCCAGGTATTTAAGGCACAACCTTAG
- a CDS encoding enoyl-CoA hydratase encodes MTQPQVLTATKGPLGILTLNNPKKINALSRQMIGEIMAVLQAFSEDESIKVIIIRAAGKNFCAGHYLEEMVGKGIKEYKSIFDECSRMMQMIHEVPQPVIAQVHGIATAAGCQLVAWCDLAVVSEDAQFATPGVKIGLFCTTPMVAITRAIGRKAAMEMLLTGRFFSATEAKDLGLVNHVVTKENLTAETEELANQIAEASRFVLSIGKQGFYAQVDQADNNALHYAKHTITMNLEAVDAQNGINAFLNKEKPTWQNC; translated from the coding sequence ATGACACAACCACAGGTGTTGACCGCAACCAAAGGACCGCTGGGCATCTTGACATTAAACAATCCAAAAAAGATTAATGCGTTATCACGCCAGATGATTGGCGAAATTATGGCGGTGCTGCAGGCTTTTTCCGAGGATGAGTCCATTAAAGTGATCATCATTCGTGCAGCCGGTAAAAATTTCTGTGCCGGTCATTACCTTGAAGAAATGGTCGGTAAGGGAATCAAAGAGTATAAATCTATTTTTGACGAATGCAGCCGAATGATGCAAATGATTCATGAAGTACCCCAGCCGGTGATTGCCCAAGTCCATGGCATTGCCACTGCAGCCGGATGTCAGCTGGTAGCCTGGTGTGACCTGGCAGTTGTCTCTGAAGATGCGCAGTTTGCCACTCCAGGTGTTAAAATCGGGCTGTTTTGCACCACTCCGATGGTGGCCATTACCCGGGCAATTGGACGCAAGGCCGCAATGGAAATGCTGCTGACCGGACGTTTTTTTTCAGCCACTGAGGCCAAAGACCTGGGGTTGGTGAATCATGTGGTCACAAAAGAGAATTTAACGGCCGAAACAGAAGAACTGGCCAATCAAATCGCAGAAGCCAGTCGCTTTGTGCTGTCGATAGGCAAACAGGGATTTTATGCGCAGGTCGACCAGGCTGACAACAATGCCCTGCATTATGCCAAACACACCATCACCATGAATTTAGAGGCGGTTGATGCCCAAAACGGAATCAATGCCTTTTTGAACAAAGAAAAACCAACTTGGCAAAACTGTTAA
- a CDS encoding SpoIIE family protein phosphatase, translating into MQELKTLQKKLSQLRSEKAAFQAQSRLLENFVSLARSSGKEEKLISILQQTLEVFVGLTGAEKGSLFLLNRNGMVIESILTRADATPEQRSQLIGRVLDKGLAGWVRRHRQLGLIEDTQADDRWLDLPDQPYSVRSALAVPILRDEKLLGLLTLLHAQKGHFNQETAELMEMTAGQIAIALENARLYAKLEKSYHSLERAKAAIESYSDALDAELEKGKKIQRDFLPNQIPQVPGWEIGTCFNPARQVSGDFYDAFLLPGNFLGLVIADVCDKGVGSALYMALFRSLMRVFSGQIRLSGWSSAQSIKTDLNGSQADLNQMLQAVSLTNDYISSEHGHENMFATLFFGVLNPTSGELLYINGGHEPLYIIGPSGIKETLSPAGPAIGIMPGIQYKIRHSKIEPGDILIGYTDGVTEALSPRKTMFSKERFLALLEPCPPSASELIDRIKSDLFDHIDNAPQFDDITMIAVHRQPI; encoded by the coding sequence TTGCAGGAACTCAAAACGCTCCAGAAAAAGCTGTCTCAATTGAGAAGTGAAAAAGCAGCCTTTCAAGCGCAAAGCCGGCTTTTGGAAAATTTTGTCTCTTTGGCACGCTCTTCCGGTAAAGAAGAAAAACTTATATCGATATTGCAGCAAACACTGGAAGTCTTCGTTGGTTTGACGGGCGCTGAAAAAGGGAGCCTTTTCTTGCTCAATCGCAATGGCATGGTCATCGAAAGCATTCTAACCCGTGCGGATGCAACACCGGAACAGCGTTCTCAACTCATCGGCCGCGTACTGGATAAAGGTCTTGCCGGTTGGGTTCGTCGGCATCGCCAGTTGGGGTTGATCGAGGATACCCAAGCAGATGATCGCTGGCTGGATCTGCCCGATCAGCCTTATTCGGTTCGATCTGCGTTGGCAGTCCCTATCCTCAGAGACGAAAAACTGCTGGGATTGTTGACCTTGCTGCATGCCCAAAAAGGTCATTTCAACCAGGAAACCGCAGAGTTGATGGAAATGACGGCCGGGCAAATTGCCATCGCTCTTGAAAATGCCAGGCTATACGCCAAATTGGAAAAATCCTATCATTCCCTCGAACGGGCTAAGGCGGCTATCGAAAGTTATTCAGATGCATTGGATGCCGAGCTTGAAAAAGGCAAAAAAATTCAGCGTGATTTTCTGCCAAATCAAATTCCGCAGGTGCCGGGCTGGGAAATCGGCACCTGTTTTAACCCGGCCAGGCAGGTCTCGGGTGATTTCTACGATGCTTTTTTACTTCCCGGAAACTTTCTTGGATTGGTAATTGCTGATGTGTGTGACAAAGGCGTGGGGTCGGCGCTGTACATGGCACTTTTTCGAAGTTTGATGCGGGTATTTTCGGGGCAAATCCGTCTGAGCGGCTGGTCTTCAGCTCAAAGCATTAAAACCGATCTTAACGGCAGTCAGGCTGATCTCAATCAGATGCTGCAAGCCGTATCCCTAACCAATGACTACATCTCATCAGAGCATGGACATGAGAACATGTTTGCCACCCTGTTCTTCGGCGTACTGAATCCAACATCCGGGGAGCTGTTATATATCAATGGCGGTCACGAGCCGCTATACATTATTGGACCGTCTGGTATCAAAGAAACCTTGAGCCCGGCAGGTCCCGCTATCGGTATTATGCCAGGAATACAATATAAGATCCGGCATTCCAAAATTGAGCCCGGCGATATTCTGATCGGTTATACCGATGGCGTGACCGAGGCACTCTCGCCCCGCAAGACCATGTTTTCCAAAGAAAGATTTCTGGCGCTTCTGGAACCCTGCCCCCCATCAGCCAGTGAACTGATTGATCGAATCAAAAGCGATTTATTCGATCACATCGATAATGCACCTCAATTTGATGACATCACCATGATCGCTGTCCATCGTCAGCCCATTTAA
- a CDS encoding universal stress protein yields the protein MFNQILMALKFGPASEFALLKGVELAQAHGAELLIFHALDFTLGELPEDNPRRLDSIADAKEQYTAKVMPLLGDYDNVTFRCLPADPALMTCKMARDMAVDLIILGCHQLPEKMCLGRVDYIGMTILEKAPCPVLLVPLCE from the coding sequence ATGTTTAACCAAATCCTGATGGCATTAAAATTCGGGCCGGCGTCTGAATTTGCGCTGTTAAAAGGCGTCGAACTTGCCCAGGCACACGGCGCTGAGCTGCTCATTTTCCATGCCCTAGATTTTACTTTGGGTGAGCTGCCTGAAGATAACCCCAGGCGGCTTGACTCCATTGCCGACGCCAAAGAGCAATACACAGCTAAGGTCATGCCGCTGCTGGGCGATTATGACAATGTCACTTTCAGGTGTTTACCGGCGGATCCGGCCCTGATGACGTGCAAAATGGCGCGCGACATGGCAGTGGATTTGATTATTTTAGGCTGCCACCAGCTGCCGGAAAAAATGTGCCTCGGACGTGTCGACTATATTGGAATGACGATTCTTGAAAAGGCACCATGCCCCGTTTTGCTGGTTCCTCTGTGTGAATGA
- a CDS encoding ferritin family protein, with protein sequence MDDKTTEILKCALLMEKRGQAFYTKVAQQASGEVVKRFFEMMAEEEKNHIKILSEQYKAYQDKQAFNISDMADQCESDISSQILSKHIKSEISAADYEAAAIAAAMSMEENAIKLYSERAAAATDPNEKALYDWLANWETQHLSFLADIDRDLTEDIWYDQQFWPF encoded by the coding sequence ATGGATGACAAGACAACTGAAATTTTAAAATGCGCCCTTTTGATGGAAAAGCGCGGGCAGGCATTTTACACCAAGGTGGCCCAACAAGCATCCGGCGAGGTCGTCAAACGATTCTTTGAAATGATGGCTGAAGAAGAAAAGAATCACATCAAGATTTTATCTGAGCAATATAAAGCCTATCAAGACAAGCAAGCGTTTAATATCAGTGATATGGCAGATCAGTGCGAATCGGATATCTCCAGCCAAATACTGTCAAAGCATATCAAATCTGAAATTTCTGCGGCTGATTATGAAGCCGCCGCCATTGCGGCCGCGATGTCCATGGAAGAAAATGCCATCAAATTGTATTCAGAACGGGCTGCGGCGGCAACAGACCCCAATGAAAAAGCGCTCTATGATTGGCTGGCAAATTGGGAAACCCAGCATCTGAGCTTTCTGGCCGACATCGACCGCGACCTGACCGAAGACATTTGGTATGATCAACAATTTTGGCCTTTCTAA
- a CDS encoding alpha/beta fold hydrolase — translation MSTIKPYRAPLWLKNPHLQTILASSKIRMIGANHMRDVACEKIIQTDVGTKLLGYYSKQNRDASKGLVVLLSGWEGSADSTYILRCAKILYQNGYDIFRLNYRDHGPSHHLNPGIFYAVLLDEVHQAILQIADTAGNQPMFLIGFSLGGNFVLRLLKKCVSVPINNLRHAVSISPVLNPQKSTQTIDRIAYIRKYFLVKWRRSLMKKQTLFPDLYDFSEVMGLKTIQAVTDFLLDKYSDFESAQDYFDAYAVMGSAIAEVNIPATIITAADDPIIPASDFYDLAVNETVQLVILPHGGHNGFIIGFHLGSWYEAQLVLLFDHIIKHS, via the coding sequence ATGTCGACAATTAAACCCTATCGCGCACCGCTGTGGTTAAAAAACCCCCATCTGCAGACAATTCTTGCCAGCAGCAAAATCCGTATGATCGGTGCCAATCACATGCGAGATGTGGCCTGCGAAAAAATCATTCAAACCGATGTCGGCACAAAATTACTGGGCTATTATTCCAAACAAAACAGGGATGCATCCAAGGGACTGGTTGTCTTGTTGTCTGGATGGGAAGGCAGTGCCGATTCGACCTACATCTTGCGGTGCGCCAAGATTCTCTATCAAAATGGCTATGACATTTTCAGGCTGAACTATCGTGATCATGGCCCCAGTCACCATCTGAATCCCGGTATCTTTTATGCGGTTCTTTTAGATGAGGTGCACCAGGCCATATTACAGATTGCCGATACTGCCGGAAATCAACCCATGTTTTTAATTGGATTTTCTTTGGGCGGCAATTTCGTTTTACGTCTCCTCAAAAAATGTGTTTCTGTCCCTATCAACAATCTACGCCATGCGGTCAGTATCAGTCCGGTACTGAATCCACAAAAATCTACGCAGACGATTGATCGCATTGCGTATATCCGTAAATATTTTTTGGTCAAATGGCGACGCTCGTTAATGAAAAAACAGACCCTTTTTCCGGATCTGTATGATTTTAGTGAGGTGATGGGTTTAAAGACGATCCAGGCGGTGACCGATTTTCTGTTGGATAAATACAGCGATTTTGAATCTGCCCAAGATTATTTCGATGCCTATGCCGTTATGGGATCGGCCATTGCAGAAGTCAACATACCCGCCACCATTATCACGGCAGCCGATGATCCGATTATCCCGGCAAGCGATTTTTATGACCTGGCCGTCAATGAAACGGTTCAGTTGGTAATTCTTCCCCACGGGGGTCATAACGGTTTTATTATTGGATTTCACCTGGGAAGCTGGTATGAAGCACAACTTGTATTGTTATTTGACCATATCATCAAGCATTCATAA